The [Clostridium] celerecrescens 18A genomic sequence AAGGCAGGAGACAGCTTTGCAGATGTGGTGGGTCCTTTGGGCAATGCATCTGAATTCGTACACGAAGATATAGAAGAGCTGAAGAAAAAGAAATATTTATTTGTGGCCGGCGGTGTTGGAACTGCTCCTGTTTATCCCCAGGTAAAATGGATGAAAGAGCACGGCATTGACGTGGATGTCATCGTAGGGGCAAAGACTAAGGACTTATTGATTCTGGAAGATGCCATGAGAGAGCAGGCCGGAAATTTATATATAACCACAGATGACGGCTCTTATGAAAGAAAGGGCCTGGTAACTGAGGTAATCAAAGACCTGGTTCTGAACCAGGGTAAGAAATACGATGTGTGCGTAGCCATCGGACCGATGATCATGATGAAGTTCGCCTGCCTTATGACCAAGGAGCTTGGTATTCCTACGGTTGTAAGCTTAAACCCGGTCATGGTAGACGGAACCGGCATGTGCGGTGCCTGCCGTGTTACGGTCGGCGGTGAAGTGAAATTTGCCTGTGTAGACGGACCGGAGTTTGACGGCCATCTGGTTAATTTTGATGAGGCCATGAAGCGCCAGATGATGTATAAATCAGAAGAAGGGCGCGCGGTTTTAAAAGAGAGTGAGGGCGATACTCATCACGGCGGCTGCGGATTGTGTGGAGGTAACGAGTAATGGATGTATTAAAGAAAGTACCAGTAAGAGAACAAGACCCTAAGGTAAGAGCGACGAACTTTGAAGAGGTTTGTCTTGGATATAATGAGGAAGAAGCAAAAGAAGAAGCCAGCCGCTGCATTAACTGCAAAAACCCCAAATGTGTAGCAGGCTGCCCGGTATCCATTAATATTCCCGGTTTTATTAAAGAAGTGGAAAAAGGAAACCATGAAGAGGCTGCCAGGATTATTGCTGAGTCCTCTGCACTACCAGCTGTCTGTGGCCGGGTATGCCCCCAGGAGAGCCAGTGCGAAGGCCAGTGTATCCGAGGAATCAAGGGAGAACCCATTTCTATCGGAAAGCTGGAGCGTTTTGTGGCGGACTATTCCAGAGAGTACGGTTTCGTACCGGCTGCCCCGGAAAAGACCAATGGCAAGAAGGTAGCCGTCATCGGTTCCGGTCCTTCCGGTTTAACCTGTGCCGGTGACCTGGCTAAAATGGGCTATGAAGTTACTATTTTTGAAGCTCTTCATGAACCGGGCGGCGTATTGACCTATGGCATTCCGGAATTCCGTCTTCCAAAGGAAGGTGTGGTTCAGCCGGAGATTGACAACGTAAGAAAGCTTGGCGTTAAGATTGAAACAAATGTGATCATCGGCAAGTCCGTGACCATTGACGAGCTTTTGGATGAAGAAGGATTCCAGGCCATATTCATCGGTTCTGGAGCAGGTCTTCCTATGTTCATGGGAATTCCGGGAGAGAACGCAAACGGCGTATTCTCTGCCAACGAATATTTAACCAGAAGCAACCTGATGAAAGCGTTCCGCAGTGATTATGATACCCCTATCGTAGCAGGCAAGAGGGTTGCAGTGGTAGGCGGCGGAAACGTTGCCATGGATG encodes the following:
- a CDS encoding sulfide/dihydroorotate dehydrogenase-like FAD/NAD-binding protein is translated as MYRILKAEMLADKIYLMDVEAPRIAKACQPGEFVIVKMDDRGERIPLTICNYDREKGSITIVFQTVGASTEKMAVLKAGDSFADVVGPLGNASEFVHEDIEELKKKKYLFVAGGVGTAPVYPQVKWMKEHGIDVDVIVGAKTKDLLILEDAMREQAGNLYITTDDGSYERKGLVTEVIKDLVLNQGKKYDVCVAIGPMIMMKFACLMTKELGIPTVVSLNPVMVDGTGMCGACRVTVGGEVKFACVDGPEFDGHLVNFDEAMKRQMMYKSEEGRAVLKESEGDTHHGGCGLCGGNE
- the gltA gene encoding NADPH-dependent glutamate synthase, which produces MDVLKKVPVREQDPKVRATNFEEVCLGYNEEEAKEEASRCINCKNPKCVAGCPVSINIPGFIKEVEKGNHEEAARIIAESSALPAVCGRVCPQESQCEGQCIRGIKGEPISIGKLERFVADYSREYGFVPAAPEKTNGKKVAVIGSGPSGLTCAGDLAKMGYEVTIFEALHEPGGVLTYGIPEFRLPKEGVVQPEIDNVRKLGVKIETNVIIGKSVTIDELLDEEGFQAIFIGSGAGLPMFMGIPGENANGVFSANEYLTRSNLMKAFRSDYDTPIVAGKRVAVVGGGNVAMDAARTALRLGAEVHVVYRRSEAELPARAEEVHHAKEEGIIFNLLSNPIEILTDDKGWVNGMKCIKMELGEPDASGRRRPVEIEGSEFVIDVDTVIMSLGTSPNPLISNTTKGLDINKRKCIIAEESTGKTSKEGVYAGGDAVTGAATVILAMEAGRAGARGIDEYLSSKE